A genome region from Streptomyces showdoensis includes the following:
- a CDS encoding ABC transporter permease subunit, protein MNTLPPLLRLALHRRRRMLTAVLVGMVAFEALIVVVTNTIPPEQLFSGGRSPPSAYRAFSGSSGDVSIASYPGLLGAGLTHPFWIALQLTVIGSLAAAAVAADVESGTIELVMVRPVTRSRLLAERAAALLLASAAVTAAATLTVAAGVALSPKIHAQVGLGGVFAAGVMGYAFTLCVTGPALAVSAAVGRRALVLGAVVAIGAVGFAVNFVALAWEPAAPLRYLSPFHYYTPGDALARGAVLWPRVAVLAGAGVAGLLAAQVLLRRRDLTR, encoded by the coding sequence GTGAACACCCTCCCGCCCCTGCTCCGGCTGGCCCTCCACCGCAGACGGCGCATGCTCACCGCCGTACTGGTCGGCATGGTGGCCTTCGAGGCGCTCATCGTCGTCGTGACGAACACGATCCCGCCGGAGCAGCTGTTCTCCGGCGGCCGGTCGCCGCCCTCCGCGTACCGGGCGTTCAGCGGTTCCAGCGGGGACGTCTCGATCGCCAGCTACCCGGGACTGCTGGGCGCGGGGCTGACCCACCCGTTCTGGATTGCGCTCCAGCTGACCGTGATCGGCTCCCTGGCGGCCGCCGCCGTCGCGGCGGACGTGGAGTCCGGCACCATCGAGCTCGTCATGGTCCGGCCGGTCACCCGCAGCCGCCTGCTCGCCGAACGCGCCGCCGCCCTCCTGCTCGCCTCCGCCGCCGTGACCGCCGCCGCCACGCTCACCGTCGCGGCGGGCGTGGCACTCTCCCCGAAGATCCACGCGCAGGTCGGCCTCGGCGGCGTGTTCGCCGCCGGGGTCATGGGCTACGCCTTCACCCTCTGCGTCACGGGACCCGCGCTCGCCGTGTCCGCCGCGGTGGGGCGGCGGGCGCTGGTCCTCGGCGCGGTCGTCGCGATCGGGGCGGTGGGATTCGCCGTCAACTTCGTCGCCCTGGCCTGGGAGCCCGCCGCGCCCCTGCGGTACCTCAGCCCGTTCCACTACTACACGCCGGGCGACGCCCTCGCGCGGGGCGCGGTCCTCTGGCCGCGCGTCGCCGTGCTGGCCGGGGCGGGCGTGGCCGGCCTGCTCGCCGCCCAGGTGCTGCTGCGCCGCCGCGACCTCACCCGGTGA
- a CDS encoding Hsp20/alpha crystallin family protein, which translates to MTGDKGERRRRRFPDFNDWFDREFPGLPGWRPATAAHSIPVETTSADGAYVLRAELPGMDPDDIAVTVDDDLITVSAEHAEGEQDKEHSEFRYGAFRRTVRLPGAIPVGEVDASYADGILTIRVPMPEAESGTVRSIPVRRAGSGGGRS; encoded by the coding sequence ATGACCGGAGACAAAGGGGAACGCAGGCGCCGCCGGTTCCCCGACTTCAACGACTGGTTCGACCGCGAGTTCCCGGGGCTGCCCGGCTGGCGCCCCGCCACGGCCGCCCACTCCATCCCGGTGGAGACGACGAGCGCCGACGGCGCGTACGTGCTGCGGGCCGAGCTGCCCGGCATGGACCCGGACGACATCGCCGTCACGGTCGACGACGACCTGATCACGGTGAGCGCCGAGCACGCCGAGGGCGAGCAGGACAAGGAGCACTCGGAGTTCCGTTACGGAGCGTTCCGCAGGACCGTGCGGCTGCCCGGCGCGATCCCCGTCGGCGAGGTCGACGCCTCGTACGCGGACGGCATCCTCACCATCAGGGTCCCGATGCCCGAAGCGGAGAGCGGGACCGTGCGCAGCATTCCGGTGCGGCGGGCCGGCTCCGGGGGCGGTCGGTCATGA
- a CDS encoding flavodoxin domain-containing protein — protein sequence MNPRRVLVAYGSGHGATAGIADEIGRTLRADGFDAVVLPADTVTDVSGYDGVVLGGALYAGHWNAKARRCARRNAEQLRHRPVWLFSSGPLDGSRSSAAPHDIPPVRGVARRMKRLGAREHATFGGALTADTAGPLGRAMVRHGQGGDFRDHARIQAWAHHIGTELGAEPGTDLGTEPGTEGSESSTRS from the coding sequence ATGAACCCGCGGCGCGTCCTGGTCGCGTACGGCAGCGGACACGGCGCCACGGCGGGCATCGCCGACGAGATCGGCCGGACGCTGCGGGCCGACGGCTTCGACGCGGTCGTCCTGCCGGCCGACACCGTCACCGACGTCAGCGGCTACGACGGAGTCGTCCTCGGCGGGGCCCTCTACGCCGGACACTGGAACGCCAAGGCCCGCCGGTGCGCCCGGCGCAACGCCGAGCAGCTCCGCCACCGGCCCGTCTGGCTCTTCAGCAGCGGTCCGCTCGACGGCTCCCGGAGTTCGGCCGCCCCGCACGACATCCCGCCCGTACGCGGGGTCGCGCGCCGGATGAAACGGCTCGGCGCCCGGGAGCACGCCACCTTCGGCGGCGCCCTGACCGCGGACACGGCCGGTCCGCTCGGCCGGGCCATGGTCCGCCACGGCCAGGGCGGGGACTTCCGCGACCACGCCCGGATCCAGGCCTGGGCGCACCACATCGGGACCGAGCTCGGCGCCGAACCCGGCACCGACCTCGGCACCGAACCCGGCACCGAAGGCTCCGAAAGCAGCACCCGGAGCTGA
- a CDS encoding Rv1733c family protein, whose protein sequence is MVDHEPFPGGRTALVLVLLLALIGGAITAGALWTAGARADRALAAHRHQVTATTTGPAKELPVATRYGAHPQAVAPAVWGYPDDVRRTGSVAVPPGSPRGRTVVIWVDDAGAQARPPGSAADRALLSLSGGTATAFAVGGVGAGVLLLVRRTVQARGLAAWEREWEQVEPVWSGRLRRGSGQGTEDD, encoded by the coding sequence ATGGTCGACCACGAGCCGTTCCCCGGCGGCCGCACCGCCCTGGTCCTCGTCCTCCTGCTGGCCCTGATCGGCGGTGCGATCACCGCCGGGGCGCTCTGGACGGCCGGCGCCAGGGCCGACCGCGCCCTCGCCGCGCACCGCCACCAGGTGACGGCGACCACGACCGGGCCGGCCAAGGAGCTGCCCGTCGCCACCCGCTACGGCGCGCATCCGCAGGCCGTCGCGCCGGCGGTCTGGGGCTACCCCGATGACGTGCGCAGGACCGGCAGCGTCGCCGTACCGCCCGGTTCGCCGCGCGGCCGCACGGTCGTGATCTGGGTGGACGACGCGGGCGCCCAGGCCCGGCCCCCGGGCAGCGCGGCGGACCGCGCGCTGCTCTCGCTCTCCGGCGGAACGGCCACGGCGTTCGCCGTCGGCGGGGTCGGGGCGGGTGTCCTCCTCCTCGTACGGCGGACGGTCCAGGCCCGCGGGCTGGCGGCCTGGGAACGCGAGTGGGAGCAGGTGGAGCCGGTGTGGTCGGGCCGGCTCCGGCGGGGCAGCGGGCAGGGGACGGAGGACGACTGA
- a CDS encoding nicotinate phosphoribosyltransferase, whose product MSQVTTTDLYEVTMALSYLREDMRAPATFGLFVRDLPPERGFLVAAGLEPALDHLSRFRVGRSDVEEFAEALRRPAEDLGPLLGLSFDGEVRAVPEGRLVLAGEPLLEVTAPLPQAQLVETYLLSLLCHQTVVAAKAARCVLAAAGRPLVDFSLRRAHGPEAGTTAARLCALVGFAATSNVAAAARYGIPAAGTMAHSYVEAFGSEEQAFRAFARTHPGPVTFLVDTFDTDRGVATAARVFRDLGLGPGCGIRLDSGDLGALARRARGALDAAGLPDVQIIASGGLDEYGVDRLVREGAPIDVYAVGSRVGVAADAPYPDAAYKLVEYDGRPVMKLSPGKVTAPGRKQVFRGPGLRDVIGLANEEPPEGTEPLLRTVMRGGLRTEPPDTLAAARLRFEADLAHLPEEARRIRSPVAPLPTVSTRLTALTTVVRHRIEVRTGSGR is encoded by the coding sequence ATGTCCCAGGTCACCACCACCGACCTGTACGAGGTCACGATGGCGCTCTCGTACCTGCGGGAGGACATGCGGGCACCGGCCACCTTTGGCCTCTTCGTCCGCGATCTCCCGCCGGAGCGCGGATTCCTCGTCGCCGCCGGGCTCGAACCGGCCCTGGACCACCTCTCCCGCTTCCGGGTGGGACGCTCCGACGTCGAGGAGTTCGCCGAGGCGCTGCGACGGCCCGCCGAGGACCTCGGACCGCTCCTCGGCCTGTCCTTCGACGGCGAGGTGCGCGCGGTGCCCGAGGGCCGGCTCGTCCTCGCGGGCGAGCCGCTCCTGGAGGTCACCGCGCCGCTGCCGCAGGCGCAGCTCGTCGAGACGTACCTGCTGTCCCTGCTGTGCCACCAGACGGTGGTCGCCGCCAAGGCGGCGCGGTGCGTGCTCGCCGCCGCGGGGCGGCCCCTGGTCGACTTCTCGCTGCGCCGCGCCCACGGCCCCGAGGCCGGTACGACGGCGGCGCGGCTCTGCGCCCTGGTCGGCTTCGCCGCCACCAGCAACGTCGCCGCCGCGGCCCGCTACGGCATCCCGGCCGCCGGCACGATGGCCCACTCGTACGTCGAGGCCTTCGGCTCGGAGGAGCAGGCGTTCCGGGCCTTCGCCCGCACCCATCCGGGGCCGGTGACCTTCCTGGTCGACACGTTCGACACCGACCGCGGCGTCGCCACGGCCGCCCGGGTGTTCAGGGACCTCGGACTCGGTCCCGGCTGCGGGATCCGGCTCGACAGCGGCGACCTGGGCGCGCTGGCCCGCCGGGCCCGCGGCGCCCTCGACGCGGCGGGGCTGCCGGACGTCCAGATCATCGCGAGCGGCGGCCTCGACGAGTACGGCGTCGACCGGCTCGTCCGGGAGGGGGCGCCGATCGACGTGTACGCGGTGGGGAGCAGGGTCGGCGTGGCCGCCGACGCCCCGTACCCGGACGCGGCCTACAAACTGGTCGAGTACGACGGGCGGCCCGTCATGAAGCTGTCCCCGGGGAAGGTCACGGCGCCCGGCCGCAAGCAGGTCTTCCGCGGGCCCGGCCTGCGCGACGTCATCGGCCTGGCGAACGAGGAACCCCCCGAGGGCACGGAGCCGCTGCTGCGGACGGTGATGCGCGGCGGACTCCGCACGGAACCACCGGACACCCTGGCCGCCGCCCGCCTCCGCTTCGAGGCCGACCTCGCGCACCTTCCGGAGGAGGCCCGGCGGATCCGCTCCCCCGTGGCGCCGCTCCCGACGGTGTCGACCCGGCTCACCGCCCTGACGACCGTCGTACGGCACCGGATCGAGGTGCGGACGGGCTCCGGGCGGTAG
- the cynS gene encoding cyanase: protein MVHAQFDPTARQTLAIAAVEAKTRKDLSWQQVADAAGLSVAFVTAAVLGQHALPEHSAKAVAELLGLDEDAVVLLQTIPTRGSIPGGIPTDPTVYRFYEMLQVYGTTLKALVHEQFGDGIISAINFRLDVKKVADPEGGERAVITLDGKYLPTKPF, encoded by the coding sequence ATGGTGCACGCCCAGTTCGACCCCACCGCCCGCCAGACCCTGGCCATCGCCGCCGTCGAGGCCAAGACGCGCAAGGACCTCTCCTGGCAGCAGGTCGCCGACGCCGCCGGCCTGTCCGTCGCGTTCGTCACCGCCGCCGTCCTCGGCCAGCACGCGCTGCCGGAGCACTCGGCGAAGGCGGTCGCCGAGCTGCTGGGCCTGGACGAGGACGCGGTGGTGCTGCTGCAGACCATCCCGACGCGCGGCTCGATCCCCGGCGGCATCCCCACCGACCCGACCGTCTACCGCTTCTACGAGATGCTCCAGGTCTACGGCACCACCCTCAAGGCCCTGGTGCACGAGCAGTTCGGGGACGGCATCATCTCCGCGATCAACTTCAGGCTCGACGTCAAGAAGGTCGCCGACCCCGAGGGCGGCGAGCGCGCCGTCATCACCCTGGACGGCAAGTACCTGCCGACCAAGCCCTTCTGA
- a CDS encoding carbonic anhydrase translates to MQDLAEGIARFQRDVFPAKAELFARLATQHSPHTLFIGCSDARVVPELITGTEPGDLFVIRTAGNLVPAHTPGADGVAASIEYAVSALGVRDIVVCGHSACGAMTALAQGHDLSGAPAVAAWLRHADASRARTAAGDVPALVRQNVLAQLANLATHPSVARALAGRRVTLRGWVYDIGSGHVEELTAAGSPVAA, encoded by the coding sequence ATGCAGGACCTCGCCGAAGGCATCGCCCGTTTCCAGCGGGACGTCTTCCCCGCCAAGGCGGAGCTCTTCGCCCGCCTGGCCACCCAGCACAGCCCGCACACCCTGTTCATCGGCTGCTCCGACGCCCGTGTGGTCCCCGAGCTGATCACCGGCACCGAGCCGGGCGACCTGTTCGTCATCCGCACCGCGGGAAACCTGGTGCCCGCCCACACGCCCGGCGCGGACGGGGTCGCGGCGAGCATCGAGTACGCCGTCTCCGCGCTGGGCGTCCGGGACATCGTCGTCTGCGGCCACTCGGCCTGCGGCGCGATGACCGCGCTCGCCCAGGGGCACGACCTGAGCGGCGCCCCGGCGGTCGCCGCCTGGCTGCGGCACGCCGACGCCTCCCGGGCCCGCACCGCCGCCGGTGACGTGCCCGCCCTCGTGCGGCAGAACGTGCTGGCCCAGCTGGCGAACCTGGCCACCCACCCGTCGGTCGCCCGCGCCCTGGCCGGGCGGCGGGTCACCCTGCGCGGCTGGGTCTACGACATCGGCAGCGGCCACGTGGAGGAACTGACCGCCGCCGGCTCGCCCGTCGCGGCCTGA
- the cynR gene encoding transcriptional regulator CynR: protein MAASPELRHLRYLLAVAEHGNFTRAAEALHISQPTLSQQVRQLERTLGVQLLDRTGRTVRLTDAGAVYAEHARRALRDLAAAERAVHDVQDLAGGHLRLGVTPTFTAYLVGPLAAELHARHPGIGLTLTETTQDRVEAALLADELDIGIAFAGPHPPGIAASPLFTETLGLVTADGAVPPPPGPLPVRALADRRLALLSGDFATRAHIDAYLAAHRVAPRIAVEANSIQALTEIVRRGPLATVLPDAITHEHPHLVPVPLDPPLPARTVTLLHRQGAYRSAAARAFVRLAHDLVRARGYTGTGTDTPTDGVTAPPTE from the coding sequence ATGGCCGCCTCTCCGGAACTGCGTCATCTGCGCTACCTGCTCGCCGTCGCCGAACACGGCAACTTCACCCGCGCCGCCGAGGCCCTGCACATCTCCCAGCCCACGCTCTCCCAGCAGGTCAGACAGCTGGAGCGCACCCTCGGCGTGCAGCTCCTCGACCGCACCGGGCGCACGGTCCGGCTCACCGACGCCGGTGCCGTGTACGCGGAGCACGCCCGGCGCGCGCTCCGCGACCTGGCCGCCGCCGAACGCGCCGTCCACGACGTCCAGGACCTCGCCGGCGGCCACCTGCGGCTGGGCGTCACCCCCACCTTCACCGCGTACCTCGTCGGCCCGCTCGCCGCCGAGCTGCACGCCCGTCACCCCGGGATCGGCCTGACCCTGACCGAGACGACCCAGGACCGCGTCGAGGCCGCCCTGCTCGCCGACGAACTCGACATCGGCATCGCCTTCGCCGGCCCGCACCCGCCCGGCATCGCCGCCTCGCCGCTGTTCACCGAGACACTCGGCCTCGTCACCGCCGACGGAGCCGTCCCGCCTCCCCCCGGACCGCTGCCGGTCCGGGCCCTGGCGGATCGTCGACTGGCGCTCCTCAGCGGCGACTTCGCGACGCGGGCGCACATCGACGCCTACCTCGCGGCCCACCGCGTCGCGCCGCGCATCGCGGTGGAGGCCAACTCCATCCAGGCCCTCACCGAGATCGTCCGGCGCGGCCCGCTGGCCACCGTGCTGCCCGACGCCATCACCCACGAGCACCCCCACCTCGTCCCCGTCCCCCTCGACCCGCCCCTGCCCGCCCGCACCGTGACCCTCCTGCACCGGCAGGGCGCCTACCGGAGCGCCGCCGCCCGCGCCTTCGTCCGCCTCGCCCACGACCTCGTCCGGGCCCGCGGCTACACCGGAACCGGGACCGACACCCCGACGGACGGAGTGACCGCCCCACCGACGGAGTGA
- a CDS encoding CBS domain-containing protein, which produces MTSKPYTVADVMTRRVVAVLPGADFKEIVTTMRRWRVTAVPVVEGEGRVVGVVSEADLLLKEEFHDHRLGLVEQMRHLDATAKAGSRRARELMTSPAVTVSPGASLPAAARLMTVRGVKRLPVVDAGGVLRGVVSRSDLLKVFLRPDEDLAAEVRHDVVEPLFPLSRHQVDVRVEAGVVTLSGTGLDPHVDLVPVAARLARAVEGVVDVRCELAARTGA; this is translated from the coding sequence ATGACCTCGAAGCCGTACACCGTCGCCGACGTGATGACCCGGAGGGTCGTCGCCGTCCTTCCCGGCGCGGACTTCAAGGAGATCGTCACCACCATGCGGAGGTGGCGGGTGACGGCCGTGCCCGTCGTGGAGGGCGAGGGGCGGGTCGTCGGGGTCGTCTCCGAGGCGGACCTGCTCCTCAAGGAGGAGTTCCACGACCACCGCCTGGGCCTCGTCGAGCAGATGCGGCACCTCGACGCCACCGCCAAGGCCGGCTCCCGTCGCGCCCGGGAGCTGATGACCTCGCCGGCGGTGACCGTCTCCCCCGGGGCCTCCCTGCCCGCCGCCGCCCGCCTCATGACGGTCCGCGGCGTCAAGCGCCTCCCGGTCGTCGACGCGGGCGGTGTCCTCCGGGGCGTCGTGAGCCGCTCCGACCTGCTCAAGGTGTTCCTGCGCCCGGACGAGGACCTGGCGGCCGAGGTGCGCCACGACGTCGTCGAGCCCCTGTTCCCGCTCTCCCGGCACCAGGTCGACGTGCGGGTCGAGGCCGGTGTCGTGACCCTGTCCGGCACCGGCCTCGACCCGCACGTCGACCTGGTGCCCGTCGCCGCGCGGCTTGCCCGTGCGGTCGAGGGCGTGGTGGACGTGCGCTGCGAACTCGCGGCGCGGACGGGGGCGTAG
- a CDS encoding MBL fold metallo-hydrolase RNA specificity domain-containing protein, whose amino-acid sequence MDINSTHGPAVIVSSAGMATGGRVLHHLRRLLPDPRNAVVVVGFAAAGTRARDLVDGARTLKMFGAYVPVRAEVADVPHFSAHADAGQIVDWLRGAPRPHTTYLVHGEPGASQALRDRVDRELGWTAVVPRSGEAVLVR is encoded by the coding sequence ATCGACATCAACAGCACGCACGGCCCCGCCGTCATCGTCTCCTCGGCCGGCATGGCCACCGGCGGCCGGGTCCTGCACCACCTGCGCCGGCTGCTCCCCGACCCGCGCAACGCGGTGGTCGTGGTCGGCTTCGCCGCCGCCGGCACCCGGGCGCGGGACCTGGTCGACGGGGCCCGGACGCTCAAGATGTTCGGCGCGTACGTGCCCGTGCGCGCCGAGGTCGCCGACGTCCCGCACTTCTCGGCGCACGCCGACGCGGGGCAGATCGTGGACTGGCTGCGCGGCGCTCCCCGCCCGCACACCACCTACCTCGTCCACGGCGAGCCGGGTGCGTCCCAGGCCCTGCGCGACCGCGTCGACCGGGAGTTGGGCTGGACGGCCGTCGTCCCCCGCTCCGGCGAGGCCGTTCTGGTCCGCTGA
- a CDS encoding Acg family FMN-binding oxidoreductase, which yields MPTLTPLTRTLVTALVEDAVTAPSMHNAQPWRFVHRSGTDTVELYGDPARAMPREDPDHRALHLGCGAALFGLRVAAADRGLHAVTRLLPDPGAPWHLADVHLRGPAEEHREEDELAVFRTALRERHTSRFPFTEERIPAEILDGLSAEAVREGCRLVVPGAWHTDTVLGLVHASELFEAASDSVRAEIAAWTRTGTAGEGTATEGAGGSGTEGIPSYAFGPRQYDVTSPVRDFDARRRVAARATAAFEKRPQIALLGTTGDTPREWLTAGQAMQRILLRATLDGLSASLMSQPLEWPELRSLARDPGSTMGFVHMVLRLGYGPRGRATPRRPVSEVLDID from the coding sequence GTGCCCACCCTCACCCCCCTGACCCGGACCCTCGTGACGGCCCTCGTCGAGGACGCCGTCACCGCGCCCTCCATGCACAACGCGCAGCCCTGGAGGTTCGTCCACCGGTCCGGGACGGACACCGTCGAGCTGTACGGGGACCCGGCGCGGGCCATGCCCCGCGAGGACCCCGACCACCGCGCCCTCCATCTGGGCTGCGGCGCCGCCCTGTTCGGCCTGCGGGTCGCCGCCGCGGACCGGGGACTGCACGCCGTGACCCGGCTGCTGCCGGACCCCGGCGCGCCCTGGCACCTGGCCGACGTGCACCTGCGGGGGCCCGCTGAGGAGCACCGGGAGGAGGACGAGCTGGCCGTCTTCCGGACCGCGCTGCGGGAGCGGCACACCAGCCGATTCCCGTTCACCGAGGAGCGGATCCCCGCCGAGATCCTGGACGGACTGAGCGCCGAGGCCGTCCGCGAGGGCTGCCGCCTCGTCGTGCCGGGTGCCTGGCACACCGACACGGTGCTGGGCCTGGTGCACGCCTCCGAGCTGTTCGAGGCGGCGAGCGACTCGGTCCGCGCGGAGATCGCCGCCTGGACCCGTACGGGTACGGCGGGCGAGGGCACCGCGACGGAGGGGGCGGGCGGGAGCGGGACCGAGGGCATCCCCTCGTACGCCTTCGGGCCGCGCCAGTACGACGTGACCTCCCCGGTCCGGGACTTCGACGCCCGGCGGCGGGTCGCCGCCCGCGCCACGGCCGCCTTCGAGAAGAGGCCCCAGATCGCCCTGCTCGGCACGACCGGCGACACCCCGCGGGAGTGGCTGACGGCCGGTCAGGCGATGCAGCGGATCCTGCTCCGGGCCACCCTCGACGGACTGTCCGCCTCGCTCATGTCGCAGCCTCTGGAGTGGCCCGAACTGCGGTCCCTCGCCAGGGATCCGGGTTCGACGATGGGCTTCGTCCACATGGTGCTGCGCCTGGGGTACGGGCCGCGCGGCCGGGCGACGCCCCGACGGCCCGTCTCGGAGGTGCTCGACATCGACTGA
- a CDS encoding CBS domain-containing protein: MKHMKVGGLMSDDVVSAVPSTPFKQLAKLLAEHEISGLPVVDEDEHVLGVVSESDLLARRRTSARELMTAPAVTVYAEEAVADAARLMVRRGVERLPVVDEEERLVGIVTRRDLLCVFLRPDAEIRQRIREDVLSEAMGLPRDAVDVHVLDGVVTLEGRVRRRSRARVLLRLAERVDGVVAVVDRLSAAEDDTFPAATSAARTAQNTPW; encoded by the coding sequence ATGAAGCACATGAAGGTCGGCGGCCTGATGTCCGACGACGTGGTCTCCGCCGTCCCCTCGACGCCCTTCAAGCAGCTCGCGAAGCTGCTCGCCGAGCACGAGATCAGCGGGCTGCCCGTCGTCGACGAGGACGAGCACGTCCTCGGCGTCGTCTCCGAGTCCGACCTGCTGGCCCGCCGCCGGACGAGCGCGCGGGAGCTGATGACCGCCCCGGCCGTGACCGTGTACGCCGAGGAGGCGGTCGCGGACGCGGCGCGCCTGATGGTGCGCCGCGGAGTGGAGCGCCTCCCCGTCGTCGACGAGGAGGAACGGCTGGTGGGGATCGTGACCCGTCGCGACCTGCTGTGCGTGTTCCTCCGCCCGGACGCGGAGATCCGGCAACGCATCCGGGAGGACGTCCTGTCCGAGGCCATGGGCCTGCCCCGTGACGCGGTGGACGTCCACGTCCTGGACGGCGTGGTGACGCTCGAAGGACGGGTGCGGCGCCGGAGCCGGGCCCGGGTGCTGCTGAGGCTCGCCGAGCGGGTGGACGGCGTCGTCGCCGTCGTGGACCGGCTCTCCGCCGCCGAGGACGACACGTTCCCCGCCGCCACCTCCGCCGCGCGCACCGCGCAGAACACCCCGTGGTGA
- a CDS encoding universal stress protein has product MGTTDGNDGRSGPGPGRHAPGRVVVGVDGSPSSRAAVRWAAAEAVLRGSGLCLVHATDTDAASGFLSRAESERCGRAGRDLLDRAAETVAAHHPALAVVTELGTGPPAASLRTAAGLTGTIVVGHRGVGGFSALLLGSVGLDVAAGATTPAVVVRGGADPAEAGAVLVAVRDGNDLGCAREAAREARLRKVPLRLLHVWAVASYEGVRTALRDGTREAARAHVRVPNEVAERLHEEFPDVTLLADGEKHHSVPGALVDASHHADLLVVGGRRAPGYLGPTLGRTTLGLLQHAHCPVELIPRRGPGHGSTA; this is encoded by the coding sequence ATGGGCACCACGGACGGGAACGACGGGAGAAGCGGCCCGGGCCCGGGGCGGCACGCCCCCGGCAGGGTCGTGGTCGGCGTCGACGGCTCGCCCTCCTCGCGTGCGGCCGTGCGCTGGGCCGCCGCGGAGGCGGTCCTGCGGGGCAGCGGCCTCTGCCTGGTGCACGCGACGGACACCGACGCCGCGTCCGGCTTCCTCTCCCGCGCGGAGAGCGAGCGCTGCGGGCGCGCGGGCCGGGACCTGCTCGACCGCGCCGCCGAGACGGTGGCCGCGCACCACCCCGCCCTCGCGGTCGTCACGGAGCTCGGCACCGGGCCGCCGGCCGCGAGCCTGCGCACGGCCGCGGGCCTGACCGGCACGATCGTCGTCGGGCACCGGGGCGTCGGCGGGTTCTCCGCGCTCCTGCTCGGCTCGGTCGGACTCGACGTCGCCGCGGGCGCCACCACGCCGGCGGTCGTCGTGCGCGGGGGCGCCGACCCGGCCGAGGCCGGGGCCGTACTCGTCGCCGTCCGCGACGGCAACGACCTGGGCTGCGCCCGGGAGGCGGCCCGCGAGGCCCGGCTGCGCAAGGTGCCGCTCCGGCTCCTGCACGTCTGGGCCGTGGCCTCGTACGAGGGCGTCCGGACGGCGCTGCGCGACGGAACGCGGGAGGCGGCCCGCGCGCACGTGCGGGTGCCGAACGAGGTCGCCGAGCGGCTGCACGAGGAGTTCCCGGACGTCACCCTGCTCGCCGACGGCGAGAAGCACCACAGCGTGCCCGGCGCCCTCGTCGACGCCTCCCACCACGCCGACCTCCTGGTCGTCGGGGGCCGGCGGGCGCCCGGCTACCTCGGACCGACCCTCGGGCGCACGACGCTCGGCCTGCTCCAGCACGCCCACTGCCCCGTCGAGCTGATCCCGCGACGCGGGCCGGGACACGGGAGCACCGCCTGA